From the genome of Nicotiana sylvestris chromosome 1, ASM39365v2, whole genome shotgun sequence:
aatgggtatatGTATgcataactcaattctttaattacgaataattcaagtgattaaaaagcggtaaaaaggtaaatgcacataggtcctaaaaatgagtatttaaatgatttaaactaagtataaattgctaagcgaccgtgctagaaccacggaactcgggaatgcctaacaccttctcccgggttaacagaattccgtactcggatttctggttcacggattgttaaacagagtcaatcttttctcgattcgggattcaattggtgacttgggacaccctaaattatcccaagtggtgactctgaatctttaaataaacaaatcctgttccgattgtcctttaattggaaaaactcccttatatttataccctctcggggtgtaaaaaggaggtgtgacagtagctacgcacggactctcgtcacctagtgcgtacgtagccccgcATATAGTAGcaatttattcaattattacacacCTATGGGaacaattctctcttacaaggttagaaaggagacttacctcgctccaaatgTACTTctaataccaagaacgagccccaaccctcaattcggagccgaacgatccaaaactagttaaatgaggtaggaactagtcaatataagctcacaagatcgtattctagctatttaagaaatttcccaacccttaacacaagtttcctcaaatttgaccccgggcccacgtgcccggattctgaaatttttcgaagaaagttgttcttataacctaaggatcaataatatatgatttttaatttatttcataacaaatttcgtggttaaatctaacttttatcaaacCCCTAGGTTTTCATTCaaatcccatgattttcactaattttagtatgttaatctacccaaaacccaagtattCATTAAGTAGGAATAACTTACCTTACAATGCTAAGTCGAAATCCTCTCTttgaaagctcccaaatcgcccaagtgtaGAAGTAAAATAgaataaatggcctaagtcccgttTTAAAAGTTGTGCCCAGgcctctgatgtcgcatttgcgacaccaggtccgcaaatgcgaagtcttaaTTGTGACAatttgtttgcaaatgcgaactgggCCTCCCTCTGccttgatcgcaattgcgatagaggggtcgcaaatgcggaccctgctgggttcgcaaatgcgaccacacCCCCCAGCCGGCCTCTTCGCAAATACGATGTTATCCTTGCAAttgcgagttcgcaattgcgatccatACCTCGCAATTACAAGATCTGCAGCAACAGCAAAAACACCAGAAAACTGGTTCAACTCAtgcctgaaactcacccgagcccttggggctccactCCGAACACTCACACAAGTCCAAGAAAATCTTAAGAAATTAAATGAGTATATTTCAACTCAAACTTTTCCAATCCCGAACCAATCATCCCCGCAGGTCGTAAATTAATTAAAGCAAGCGCGAAAAGTTTTATTTAAGTGGAcgaggttctaaaaagcaaaacgaccagtcggggtCGTTACAATGGACTTAAATATTGAGATTTAAGAACTGCAATTCAATCATTTGAAAATGCATATATGCACAAACATAAATGAATTTTTCTTTCTATGGTCTTTTTAGTTTCTATATTATTGTAACTAATTCATTGAAGGCCTCcaaaaaaattcattaaatgtGGATATGACTTTTCTTGATCCTCATTTTTACATTATTTTATATTCTTTTGGTTGATGCAGGATATGCTTGAAGGATGGATGAAAAGGGAAAGATGAGAAAATAAAAACATGCAACATGTTGGGTTGTTGAATGCAATGGTTTAAGTCTAAAAGAACTACTTCCTTTATCCCAATTGATTGACACTATTCCTAATTGAGGAGTCAAAACTATTTTTCTGACAATTTTATCAAATAATTTCTAAACTTCAACTACAAAAAGTTGTGATTTACAGTACTCTTAAGTAGTATTGAATATGTAATTTTAGTTTAAGAAATTAAGGAATTGATGTTCGAATTTTTAGATGCATTGCCACTCGTACGCCGAACGCCACCATATTTTGGACGAATAGAGTGTTATATAAGAGCAAAAacctaaataaataataaaacatacACGGTGTTCCAAAGTAGAACAACCAAACACAAGGTAAGCAATAGTAAACATACCCAAGAATATTGTGTGAATTGGTATTTAATTTCCAATATCATGATGGATAATTGGGAAGAACGGAGGCCAATTTTTCTCCTCGATAACAATGTCAGCTGCAACTCAAATAGGAATTAAACTTGTAAGATGCTGCACAAATCATAGGATAGAAATTCTATCTGAAATACAATATTCTACAGAACTTGAAAGATACTCAATCAGAAATCGAAAGTTGCATTTGAACAATAGATTACATCAAATGTGGAAAGTATGATGAACAACACCATTTGAGAAGcataagaagaagaaagcaaaaaagaagtAACCCTAGATCAAAATCAGAAGGCTCAATCTGGAACATAGAGAAAGAAGGTCATGCTATCTTTCCTTCTTCATATGCAGTTAGAAAATGTATATGGTTTTCTCccttcgatctagtcattgcaaactcgagttttacgaagcgggataaacatttggttacttaccaaagttcggtggcgaagactcagattgactatctcctcctcaggagatgcgacagaaggttgtgcgaggactgcaaggttatcccaggtgagacccactcaacgcagcataggcttttggtgatggacatttgtattaggataaggaggaagaagaggtcagtacaaggacgccccaggattaggtggggcgccttaactaaggataaagctgaagagttggaaggaaggttatcggcaatgggagcttggagaagtagtggggacgcaaacacaatgtggtcgacgacggcggactgtataagaaaggcggcgagagaggtgttagggatatctacgggccacaatggtggccacaaaggagattggtggtggaatgcagttgtccaaggtaaagtggaagcaaagaaggcggcttacctatggttagtagggagcactgacgaggaggataagagagagaacagtcaaaggtataaggtagctaggaaggaggcgaagatggcagtgacggaggctaagacgacagcttttgctcgtctgtatgaggaactaaggaacaaaggtggggagaagaagttattccgactcgctaaggcgagagagaggacaactcgggatctggaccaagtgaggtgcataaaagatgatgacggcaaagttttgatgggagatgaccagattaagaggaggtggcagacctactttcataaacttctaagtgaagaaggggatcaggatattatacttggggaatcgaggaatgccgacagtcaccatgaagtaagtaattgtagggacattgagatcgatgaagtcatggaggcaatgcgtaagatgagaaggggcagagctaccgggccagacgaaattccggttgaactgtggaggtgtgtgggtagagcaggcttggaatggcttactgcattgtttagtgttatattcaagactaatagaatgcctgaagagtggaggtggagtacaatggtcccgttgtataagaacaaaggtgatgtccagagctgtaacaactataggggcatcaaattactaagtcataccatgaaagtttgggagagagtggtagaaatgagagtgcgaaggacggtgtctatttcagacaaccagttcgggttcatgccgggacgatctaccacagaagctatccaccttattaggaggatggtggaacagtacagagataagaagaaggatctccacatggtgtttattgatctggagaaagcgtacgataaggttcctaggaaggtcttatggagctgcttagaggataaaggggtcccgagtaactatattagggtgattaaagacatgtatgatggagctaagactcgggttaggacagtaggaggcgactctgaacactttccagttattacggggttgcaccaagggtctgcgctcagcccattcctatttgccctggtgatggatgcactgactcatcatattcaaggggaggttccatggtgcatgctatttgctgatgacattattctaattgacgagacaagaggcggcgtcaacgagaggctagagatttggagacatgctcttgagtctaaaggtttcaagttgagtaggacgaagacggaatacctcgagtgcaaatttggagttgagccgacggaagcgggagttgaagtgaggcttgactctcaagtcattcccaagagaggtagtttcaagtaccttggatcggttattcaggggatcggggagattgacgaggatgtcacacaccgtataggggtggggtggatgaagtggaggttagcgtcgggagtcttgtgtgacaagaaagtgccaccgttactaaaaggtaagttttatagagcagtggttaggcctgccatgttatatggaactgaatgttggccggtaaagaactcacacatccagaagatgaaagtagcagagatgaggatgttgaggtggatgtgcgggcatacaaggatggataagattaggaatgaagatattcgagagaaggtgggtgtggcccccatggaggacaagatgcgggaagtaagactcagatggttcgggcacattcagaggaggagcactgatgcaccggtgaggaggtgtgagcgactggctgtagtgggcacgcggagaggtagaggaagacctaagaagtattggggagaggtgatcagacaggacatggcgcgacttaggattactgaggacatggcccttgatagggaattatggaggtcgagcattaaggttgtaggttaggggagagtgtgaatatttctacagcacaatagagtgagactatccagttaggagttagactaggaatgtcattggtcgtctattgatgcagggctttaccttctagttgtactataccagccatctatttcgtatttcgtatttcgtattctgtatttcatatctcttatatattgttgttatttttattatgcatttttatggtactaatatatcatctcctattgcttttttgagccgagggtctcctggaaacagtctctctacccttcggggtaggggtaaggtctgcgtacatattaccctctccagaccccacgtgtgggattatactggatcgttgttgttgttgttgtattttgaAGAGTATGAAGAGCaacaatttaattattattaatatGTACATATTACTTTATAAACCAATAACAGAGAATCACAAACTGATTAAAATTTTTATCCAAAAGTACAACATATCTATTAAATATTTCAGGAATCAATGCAAGAGCTCTTTTTCCATTTGGTTCATGAATCTTAGCAAAAAATGTAGTATATAAACCTCAAAAATAACACTGATTATCTTTCGATAGTCAgattaaattttgaaaaacttCTTGAAATACTACATTTGTAGCTTCAATACTTATTTATTCATCGTTATCATAAACCAAAACTTTTAATTCTTTTCTAGTTGTAACCCGGGAAAGATCAACATATAGTTGTCCGTGTGTAAACACTAGTTTCTTAAAAAATAATCCCACATGAGATAATGACCGTCTTTGACTTTTATTGATTGCCATGGCAAAAGATACAACGATTGAAAATTGTCTTCGCTGGAACTTAAATGGAATTCTAGCATCAGACAGAGTCAATGTCACTTTAGGAACAAACATTGTCTGTCCAGCCATATGTCCTGATAGAACCTTGACTTCAATAACTTGATTTCCAAATTTAGTTATAATCAACCTTGTTCTATTACACAATCCTGCCGACTAGAGTAAGAGCGTTATTTGAAATTCTGGAATATTTAATAGCATTCAAGAATTCTGGTGTGTGTACATGTTCCAATGCTGAATAAGTCTGATCTGAGCTGCAAATTGTATCGGAACTCAAATATGATTTCTCAGAACTATGATTGAGCGCAATCATATATTGATTGATTGATTCCACCATATCAAGAGTTGGAGCAAGAGCTCTTTGTTGGAGGTATCCAATATCATTGCAACGATGGGTGAAATTAGAATATGTACTTTCTACAATTGCATATATTGGATCAACAGATTCTTTTATCAAAAAATCATCCGGTATTTGAACTTTTTAATTGCCATCAACTGAACTACCAATCATACCATCACCAATTGCTAAAATCCAATCTGACAAATCTCTCAACTCATCCACATGAGGCCCTATTTCATTACCTTGCAATCTCATATTCTTTGTTAGCATTAAAAGTTAACAATAAGGTCATAAATAGGAAGAATTGAGAAAAGCATTAACAATATCTTGCCTAGTACCTTTTGGGATGACGGGTAATTTGTCTGAAGTAACCACCAAGAACAACTATTTTACCTCCAAATGGTCATTCTAAACTATATGCATCTTTAAATCTAAGAATATCTCTTAGAGTTTTATCAAGAGCTTCAAAACAATATCTATGTATCATCAGTGCCTCATCCCAAATAATCAACTTTTCCTTGACAATAAAATTTGTTAAAGGATACCTTGCTTGATATTACATGTTGAATCTTCAGTTAGATTGAGTGGAATTACAAATCTTGAATGAGATGTTCGACCACTTGATAACAACAGAGATGTCATCCCGTTAAATGCAACAGTTAATACAATATCTCCTCTAGATCTTATGGCAGAAGCCAGAGTCCTCCAAATAAAAGTCTTGCATGTTCCTCCAAAATCatataagaagaaaaattcaCTTCTATTTTCATTTACAGTTGTTATTATTTTCTCATAAATTGACTTTTGCTCATCTGTCGAATTTTAATAACTGTTCATGTTCCTCCGTCAGCGCGCGTCTATTATAACGCAATTCATCACGAATTAATTTGTTATTGTTGTCAACTTCTTCCGCACTGTAAACAAGCTTTGACATTATTGGAAAATCCCGAAACTTCTTCCACATCCTTTTATAAAGTTTTTCGACTTTTGCAAACAACGATTTTTCAATTCATCAACTGTGAGATCAGCTTCTGAAATAAcataaaatatataataattaaataaattaaagTTTAGTTGAGCTACATGAAATGAATAATAAGATAAACATAAAACTAAAATGCAAAATAATGGTTTAGATAAAATTTAAGGCCATTTAATTTTATCGATTTTGAAGGAATATGATAGTCCAAACCATATggttcattttattgataaaaactaTAAATACGTAAAGATGCATTTTGTTATACATAATATATCAAGAAAGGCAAGTTTGATTTCCAATACTAACAAATCAAAacttttttcaattaaagtggacAATGCATAAGTACTGATTATTAGTTATTACAAATTGTAATGGAATGAATTACAAAAAATTAACTGTCTATTAGTATTTATGTCTAGTAAATGCATTCGTTTTTATTTATTCCTATAATCAAAATGCAACACTATAGGAAAAATAAACATAACtaaacatatttttagaacctGTAGTTTTGGGATTCATTTTGAAGGAAATGGAGAAAAAAAGTCAAGTAATTTACTAtcatattaaattaattaatgtAGTTATGCAAATCATCCACAATTCAGAAATATGATATGATAACTTGAAATTGGAAGCATTATTTGAGTACCTGGGTTATCCAAAATCGTTCTTTCTTCATGAAGGATATTTTCTGATAGTAAATGTCATGTTGCTTGCCAAACACTTTCTGGATGTGACATTGAATTTGATAAAAGTAGCATAGCAAATAATTGCCTAAGATATGATGACATTCCCCAATTACTTGCTTCTACTCTAGCATCAACATATTCTTTATCATCATCTAATAAACCCAAAGCATAACATGCATCTTTAAAAGTCTCATGATCACGACCGCTTATTTTTTTGAGATCCTCATAGGGCTTAGGACCTTTAATGACATTTGATaataggctataattacatattttagtcaCTTATTACACTCTATTTACtatactttaattgagtttgagctttaatcgctagtgttttgcactaattatgtgttttatactttgtaggagtgattccaagctatgtagatgttataaaataaatttaagtaatttggagctttgaagtctgcgTAAAATCTCAAGTAATTAAGtagggatcgtgttcggggatcaaagGATGATAGAGCAATGCAACGacgaatcgagtaggcatattgcgcactgtctaatAAAATATACATAACTTGTCGATCATAATTCCATTTGGGCTTCACAATATATGGATGAAAAGCTAACTCAAAAGGCTACAACTTTGATGTTTTACATATTTCCAAATTCCAAAGAGAATAGGGTGAAAAGTGTGTGTCGAGTGCGCGACCGCACACTGGCCGCGCAAATGGGGAAGAACACTGGTCAATATGCGCGGCCCATCCGCGACCGCGCACGTCCTACCCGGGAAAAGTGTTCTTTTTTGCGTAGGAGAAGGTGTAATTGTTTGGGCCTGACCCTActttgtatatatacatggaaaaatggtattttgagggCTTTTGATacacttttgacataatttaagacctaaggaggctaaggagaccggggattcgacctaaggaggaaaGAACACATTGGGAGCAAGGAGGAAAATTCTTCTACGGGTTTtttacttccttcttcctattttcattattggttacgaattctagtattgtagttttgcatactattatcaatagctaatttgttatctagggttttgatagaacttTTTGGAGTATGATTTTCCtattacgttaatatagatttattgtagtattttctctatttgttcaactatgttattattgtggttggttgaagagctctcaatcgactatgcctatttagtgtgtattactcaaGAGAGAgagcatatttaggtagttgttgaataatgtcactcctaacgtatatgagggatcaatacgaagggtttaaaagtgggattagagataacaaaaccttgggtgcgatctgaatGATCCGTACTTGATGTAAGCTAGTGTAATTCggaagaatatgtctagtaaattgtggtaattattcAGGAGAGAGTTACGGCagtcagagcgctcatgatcggtagagaatacttaggcgaatatataaaaaatatagcgGAAAAGATTtcgacaataggggaaatcataactctacacctccttaatcttgtctctaaacCTTAGTATCCTTAGttgtttatttactattttaatttgttagttaattagttaaacacaagaatcttaatatctataagttaggaattattcaagcttgtcttcttggtaaTAGCGAACAGCTGTAGCTAAGCTTTAattctctatgggattcgactccggacttgtaaaccggattatatttgaaacgaccgcttagtcctttttataatacatagttgggcgtgattaaATTTTAGCGTCGTTGCTGGGGACTAACGGTGTAggtgtaggtgtacatattgctaggcttcaagtttgaacttttatttttatttatttgtatttgatttttatttttatatttttgttttacatattaatttgagaaacatggcatcttgaaattataagagttttgatgttggtaattctacttttgatcctccttatgcatattgtagAGGAAACCACCCAggacaaaattatcaaaatattctcgagagcgagttatgtgcaccaactcaatcttatgtgtggaatgtgtatgatatgtgtggtggttaagatggtcacttttatggttgtgcttatatttcttatctttccCAACCCTTACTATGATGGTCCTACTTTTTCTTGTGAGGATAACAGGAATAAAGAACCTAGGGAAACTGACCTAAAGGAGATCAAAAAGATATATTAAAGTGCCATGTTGAACAATATTATGAGAAACCACGGTAGATACAAAGGTAAGAagcaactattcacaacttggaggctcaagcaAATAAATTAATTGAACTTTGTAAAGCGTAACAAGTTgacattgtggatagtagccaatatgAGTATGAACTGGCTACAGAAATTGCCATTATCATGGAGGATTTAAGAAAATACAAGGATGAGCTAGAGGAGAATGCCAGAGTAGAACACCATCAATCAatcgaactagattttgaggatgccaatgttgtagaagagatactagagttAACCAAGGATagtgaggatacatatttagttgactctagtatcattaGTGTTGAGGATGTTGACAATCCCAATGTTtatgtagttgagcgcattggtaCACACTCCAAGCATTCTTCCACATTTTGTTTGGATGATaatatggaaatagagtcgtcTGAGCCCCTTGAGGAGTCAAGAAGTAAGGAACAAGATGCCTACATACTGGAATTCTTCATGCCAGAAAGTCGGGAACACACATCTCATTCAAAGGCCAAGAAGTGTAGAATACTACATTGTTTTATTGGGCCAGTTAGATTCGTTCTACCACCCCAGGAGCATGATCACagagcagaatcaaaacttggggtccaattcataagttcaatgtgacgacccggccagttgtctcatgagttaccgctccatttttcccatttctacttctttatgctttgtttatccgtgtatgtggtattgggttggtcggatcaaatcaggaatgattttggtaaggtttgagacacttagtctcttttgaggaagcttaagttggaaaagtcaaccggatattgacttatgtgttagagggatcagatgtgagttctgatggttcaattagcttcgggaggtgatttctgacttaggagcatgattggaatgagttttggaggttcggagtagatttaggcttgaattggcgaagttgatattttggcgatttacggttggtaggcgagattttgatataggggtcagaatggaatttcggaagttgcagtagctctgttgtgtcatttgtgacatgtgtgcaaaatttcaggtcattcggacctGGTtgggttaggtttttgatcaaaagcgtaatttggaagttattgaaattcttaggcttgaatccaatgtgttttggttgatttgatgttgtttgaggtgttttgaagattggtacaagtttgaataatattttgggatatgttggtgcctttggttgaggtcccgggggcctcgggtgagtttcgggtggttaaacaaaTGAAATTTCATATTGAGGTGTTGTAGATTTTGCTTCAGGTCTGTTGCAGACCTTTTGTTCTATACGATTGCGTATATAGGATTGCGATTGCGTAGGTTTAGTTGAGGGCTGAGGCAGAGTTGCCTAATGTGATCGCGTGGAGAGGGTTGTGATCGCGTAGGTCTGTGCGGTGCATCTTCGCATTCGCGTGAGCCCAGTTGCAATCGCATAGGTTTGAGTGTTAAGGTTTCACGATCGTGTGTTGTTTTGTGCGATCACATAAGGTTAAATGGGGAATCAGCATTTTGTTCTTCACAATCGCATGGTTTTATCTGCGATCGCAGTGAAGGAAAtttaatagctgggcagaatgttttaaaagctcaTTTCCTCGAATTTGAGGCTAAGTTCCTCCATTGTTGGtcaattttgaagctttttgaagagggattcaatgagaatcacttggaggtaagatttttgaacttaatactTGATTCTTGTgggaattctacctaattaatcatggaatgaAGCCTAGtattgaagaattagggcttgaatttggagagtgtaaattggagatttgaggagccatttgaggtccgattttgattttcttgatatgtatagactcgtgagtggatgaggattctattgatgtgatttttatcggattccgaggcatgggcccgggggccgggttgagcaatttcgggattttgatgtaaattggatatttacGAGTggcttcgttcctttagcatattttaatgattatgtactgattgtggctagatttggagcatccgaaggtcGATTCATGCGggcaaggcatcgcgggctagagtttggaccagatcgaggtgagtaatgattgtaaatgatgttctgagggtatgaaaccctggacttgcacatcgttgtgctatattgaggtgaggcacacgctttaTGATGAGTGTGGGgccgtgcactattggggattgtgacttagtccatcctggatgactattttaccgcgtatttgactgaaatctattttctatcatcatgatttgggttgaatgccatatttgggccttgtgccaactatttgaacccttcggggatttttactggtatttctttactattttaactttatacttgaactcagtcatgttatatttcattgttttcgtactcagccatgtttactctgttttaacacttacatgatcttttaaatgatattttgggctgagaaacatgttttactactgcccgagtggcttgtgaggatttctgactaagtaaggccaagggcctatgttgtgaggaaacatttgatactgattatgaggccgaaggcctgagatatatacgccacgaggtggcttgattgatatgaggtcgagggcctagtgatgccacgaggtggcttgatattgcgcttggccgtaaggggcccctccaggagtctgtacatccccagtgagcgcgggtacccattgtgatgtgagattgccgaggggctagtattgttctgagatgttgcccgaggggcgaaattgtcaatactgtgcccgaggggtaaatctttatgtgtttattttcttaattaactgtccattacttgcttaattgttgaaaaaggattttcaTGAAAGTACATTTGCTATAAAGGATTtttgcctatctttcactgattcactaatttttaaatggttttactgcttcattatagaatgatttgtgctttacgtgatttctttctttcagtctttatttacatttgttactcactg
Proteins encoded in this window:
- the LOC138872579 gene encoding uncharacterized protein is translated as MRLQGNEIGPHVDELRDLSDWILAIGDESTYSNFTHRCNDIGYLQQRALAPTLDMVESINQYMIALNHSSEKSYLSSDTICSSDQTYSALEHVHTPEFLNAIKYSRISNNALTLVGRIV